A genomic region of Fusarium oxysporum Fo47 chromosome VI, complete sequence contains the following coding sequences:
- a CDS encoding ketopantoate reductase PanE/ApbA-domain-containing protein gives MVDNSRVDIIFIGAGAVGCFYASRLHHPSQNLHVSLVARSNYAAIQKDGVKLLTRSFGDYTFKPDAAFPSVDAAAAATSSGAKRDWHYIFVTTKALPDISDDSSIIEPLVGPKSCIVLIQNGVGVEEPFRKRFPNNPIVSAVTVVSAEQTSPGTIRQNRWTRISIGPYTDGLASKDSELGRRGTESTEALCRWWTDLGGIKDVDPHDEVGLQTVRWHKLCINAAMNPSAVLSGGRGNADMVADDELQRHLLGVMHEIRDAVPKILGRPFPDSMAKPEKIVESTARNKGARPSMLLDWEAGKPLELEVILGNPVRIARERGVEMPRLQSLYALLRSAQAMRKRETKGKL, from the exons atggtAGACAATAG CCGCGTTgatatcatcttcatcgGTGCTGGCGCCGTTGGTTGCTTCTACGCTTCACGCCTTCATCAT CCGTCCCAAAATCTTCACGTTTCTCTCGTGGCTCGCTCTAACTATGCTGCTATTCAAAAAGACGGCGTGAAGCTTCTGACACGAAGCTTTGGTGATTACACCTTCAAGCCCGATGCGGCTTTCCCTTCTGtcgatgctgctgctgctgccactTCATCAGGCGCAAAGCGAGACTGGCACTATATCTTCGTGACAACCAAGGCTCTTCCAGATATCAGCGATGACTCTTCCATCATCGAGCCCTTGGTAGGCCCAAAGTCATGTATTGTCCTCATCCAGAATGGTGTCGGTGTAGAGGAGCCCTTCCGCAAACGCTTCCCTAATAACCCGATCGTCAGCGCTGTCACCGTTGTTAGTGCAGAGCAAACATCTCCTGGTACTATTCGCCAGAACCGCTGGACGCGTATCAGCATCGGACCTTACACAGATGGTTTAGCCTCGAAGGACTCGGAGCTAGGCCGTCGTGGCACAGAGTCGACTGAAGCACTGTGTCGTTGGTGGACAGACCTGGGTGGTATCAAAGACGTGGATCCCCATGATGAAGTCGGTCTTCAGACTGTGCGGTGGCACAAGCTCTGTATCAACGCAGCCATGAACCCCTCCGCTGTGCTCTCAGGTGGTCGTGGCAATGCCGATATGGTAGCAGATGACGAGCTCCAGCGACATCTCCTAGGCGTGATGCATGAGATTCGAGATGCTGTGCCCAAGATTCTCGGCAGACCTTTCCCGGACAGTATGGCCAAACCTGAGAAGATCGTTGAGAGCACAGCCCGCAATAAGGGCGCGAGGCCGAGCATGCTTCTGGACTGGGAAGCAGGTAAGCCTTTAGAGCTTGAGGTGATATTGGGTAATCCTGTGAGGATTGCAAGGGAGAGAGGTGTTGAAATGCCTAGGTTGCAGAGCTTGTATGCGCTTTTGAGGTCGGCGCAGGCCATGAGGAAAAGGGAGACCAAGGGGAAGCTTTGA